The Phragmites australis chromosome 1, lpPhrAust1.1, whole genome shotgun sequence genomic interval GTGTGGAACAAGGTCAAGGACCACGGTGCCGACgcgtcggcgccggcgcagcCGCGGCTCTAGGCGCGCGCGCCGCGTGCTGTGCTGCTGTCCTGGTACGCCGTACGCGCCAATTTCTCCAAGCTGCAGTGTAGCATTTCACATCATTCGCCGTACAACTAGAGCTTGTACTAGACTCGTTCTGGATCAATAATTCTAGATGAATGGACCTACCTACCTAGCAAATGAATGATCGAATTGAACTGCCCAAGTGATGATCTGATTAAGAGTGTTCCTACCTACAAAGAGCATTAGGCTTTTTGATGAACAAGCAGGGACTGCTTATTCAAAGAGCGCAGTACTAGAGCAGGTTTGTTTCAGCTTAAAAGtaatttttaaattataaattataaaaaagttAGATTGTGAAAAACCGAATGACTAAAAATTAAGAGTCGTTTGACTACTGGATTGTGAGAGGTTGCAATGATAGCTTATATTTTGTAATATCTATAATATTCTTAGCTTTTGTAGTACATATTTCTCCTGTTTGTTTCTTTGTAGCTATTTTAGAAATACGAATTTGTAAGATAAAATAGTAAATAAAACATAATTCATATCGCATTATTTTTTAACCATCAATTAGCAACTAATATatcaattatataaaaaaatttagatcataAATTAGGAAATATTATATCATTCATATCCTCGTATGAACAATCTAGTTACTCTTAGCAAACAAAGTATCTGCAAGATTATCAAGAAAGGTATTTGTGTATCCATCAATCATTCAAGTTTTTCATAACCCATTTTATACCGGAGAGAACAATGCCCTCTTCTCAGATTTGTTTAAGAATGTGTCACCATAATACATACTAAAAGTACTTGCTATTTCTCCATACTATTTGAGCACATTTAGTTGATTATGTGCTAGCTCTAATATttcatcatctccatcactTTAAGTAGAACTCATCTACAAACAAATGAAGAGATAGGTTACAAACTAATATGTAGGTTCATAAAGTAATAATTTAGTAAATAGACAAGGTTCAAGCAAGTATTACATAACAATAGCTAGGTTTATAAAACAGTTCAAGCAAATAAATACTCATGATTTTTGTTCTCCTCGCACAGCCTCTTCAATCAATTGAGCCTTGTTTCATTTGAGGACAAAGTGTTGAATACATCATGGTGTTCAGCTTTAACAAAAAGCTTGTTAGCCATGAAATGTTCTTCACTTCCTTCTATTGCTTTAGATTCTATCGTCAAACTCATCACTTGCTTAATTGATTCAGACCTCATTTCACCCAGCAACACCTTATTGGCAACAACATTACAGGATTGCATATTATCTCATGTACCTTTCATTATCTTAACCAAgaggttctttttttttcaggctACTAGCACTATGTTAGTACCACATAGCTTCAGTGGATTAGCAATATTTCTAGTGCCGGTGCTGCCTTGAGGGCTTACAGCTGCCAATTCTTCGACATCAATTGTATTATTTGTGTTCCCTCCTACTCCTTCACTAAGAACACAAGAGGAAAAACTATCCACTGCACTATACTCAAACATCCTCTCAAGCCCTGAGAGACACTCAGGAGGTCCATTTCGAAGCTTCCTCCATCCTCCATGATTCTAAAAACCAAAGAAGATAATATCATATAACTTATGACACAATAGAATTAATTATAGTAATGGGTATATAAAAGTGAGTACCTTTGTGTTCTCTTTCCACCAACTGTCACTTGCGTCCACCATTCCTTTGGTACTATCCCATTCAAGTCCAGTAGCTTTATTGTGGTTAGCCAAAAAATATACAAACCCTTCAACAAATCACATCGGTTTTTAAATTGTGTTTTTGAGTGATGCTTCCCTGTCTTAACGAAGAACTTATCATGCAAGTTCTTGTATGTTTTGTTAGACAATACACCAAGAGACATATTCCTATCGTCTATTTCTTGTACACAAATTATGTAACTAGTAAGGATGCAACGATTGACAGGTATTATATAACTAGTAAACAAATTGTAACCATTTAATGACATCTAAAAAGGAATTGTAACCCTTGCATGCCTCCACCCCGTAGCAACCTATGCTAATGGAACCTAATCACAACCATTAGTAGAGAATTAGCAAAACTATGGAAATAGGGGATAAGGTTGCTCGGTTCCTTCTCCCTTCAACTGCAGCTTCACAAACCCAACTACAACTGCAAACATTCAGTTATTTGCTGGCACTTGCATATTCAATAGTTTGTATATGTTATTTTGTTTAGTAGAAAAATTAAGATGGTATAGAGGTTAACAGATGGAAAGCACGAGAATATTTCATACTTTATATCTCAGTAGCAGTGATTCCTACCATAGGCATATATAAAACTTCAGTAAACCATAAATACCAATGCAAATTGCATCACTTAGAGCACATAGCCTCTGATTTTACCACTACACAGGGCTGATCACACAAGCGGGTTTACATCCCAATTTAATAGTCTTGCCAATATTAAACCAAACCAATGCTCCATGGAGGGGACATGAGGGATGGAGGTGTAACTTAGCGTTGGGCGGCAAGAGGGGTAGGTGATGGTTGGAAGCAGTGGCAATGACCCTCCTTGACGTCGGGGTCGAAAGGGAGCCAAGGCAGCAGGGTGCATGGCCCACGTCGAAGTCTCGGAGGCGTCGAGCCGACGAAGGATGGAGTTATAGCGGCGGAGGGGAGGCGGTCGTGGGTGCAGAGCTCGTCGGGGATCTCTGACCGATGGCGGCTCAGGCCAGTGGAGGTGTTGGCCACCAAACCCTAAGACCGGCGACGTTGTAGGGTTTCccgagagggagagagcgaaGGAGTCAGGGAGGTGGGGACGTAGATATGGATGTTAACAGGGAATTACTCGTTGTTGAATGGttccccatccccgtccccgaaCGAAGGAAAATTCCCCGTTCCCGTCCTCGCTCCTGCTCGTGAGGACTATTTTATCCCCATCTTCGTCCCTGCACCAGGAATAGGAACCCGACGAAGAACAAGACCCCACTAACAATTAAAGAGTCAGTCGCCCACCTAGGTCGAGGCAGCCTACTGGGCTGACCTGCACCGCGCCTGGCTCCCCCTGGGCCGGCTGCGCACGCTTGGGCTGCCACCACGTGAGCTGTGGTGCTACCTGCTGAACCACGGAGGCTACTATCCGCCAAGCCAAAACAGGTCTCCGTGGGGAAACGGAGACTGAGAATGCTTTCCCCATACCTGTCCCTGCTAGATTCGACGGGAATATGATTTCTACCATTTGTATCCTCACAGGGAACAAAATCTCCTCATCCCGTCCCTTAATAGGAGAATTCGCCGCGAGGAATCAGGGATCGGGTTCTCATTGACATTCCTATGCGCAAAGGGGGAGGGATCAGTCGGGGTGGTTCAGTGGCAATTACGGGTAATTTATACCAACTTTGATGTTCAGATTCAATTGTCCATCCCACACAATCCAATAAAAATTGGGGAAAccagattgtggattgtgataTAATCCAGCCCCAAAATGTGGATTACAAAATCAAGTCGTCTGTTTCGATTTCTAGCTTTTGTTACCAAAATCCAAAAGCAAAAGCGAAAACAAACAGAGTCTTACTAAAGTGTCCGTTTCCTAAATTTGACACCCAATAcaaatatacaatatatatttcactgtaccaatcaagctaacaaacaaatcaaaataCAAACATACCAAGTGCCCACTTTGAAAATTTGATCTGTAACTTTGAGGACAGAATGGCGAGTGATCATAGTACTGAGAAAACTCTCATCTTTGTACTGATGGCGAGTGATCATAGTACTGAGAAAACTCTCATCCTATGTCATAATAAATTAGCCATAAAAATGTAACTTGTTTCATAGACACTTGACTTGTACAAGACAGCATGCTGGAAAGACCACTTCAGATTGAAAAACATTTGTTATCAATCTCCAGCTGTTCTGAAAACAACTGGAATAACCTTCCTCTGGACTAATGTCATACCTATTAACCTATCCAACAATTGTTCTGAAAACCAACACAGTTTCTCAATTTCCACAAACCCCACATGGCTGCTGCACTTAACAGATTAAGGTCTCATTTGGTAGTGCTCCAGCTCTCAATTCCCAACTCCAACCTCAGAGCTTGTAGGCTAATATAAATTAGTTTAAGTacatatttttagtttaaaatggaaaaaatataTCTCATCAAAACACCTACGATGTACCTTAGCTCTAGCTTCATGAATTTGTCCAATAATATCGGGAGCTCAAGCTTTGCCAAACAGGCCCACCAACAGAACTTTTTATTGCTAAGCCAATGTTTTGCTACAGACTCAAAGTCAACACCTATATTAAAACCAATTGCTTCAGAGATTGCACACCACATCTTAACTTCCTAGCAACTACACATTCGAAAAACCAAAACCTGACTTATATttcgagaagaagaaaaaaaaaaagaaaccgaCGACTAGTGAACCACCCCTTGTTTTTTTGGGACGTTCGACCAAACTTGAGGCATGAACTGCTTGCGTGTGGTCACTGTTCGTTAAGAAAATAGGAGATAAATGAATCGGAAATCTTAATTGCTTGATCTTTTTAGTGTATTTGGTGTATTCAATACCCAAATGATTCAATACTGGCCCTAAGCAATATTAGTCTAATCATTGTATCGAGGAGTGATTAGTACAAAATGCTAGTAACGCACATCGTCAAATTTGGCTGAAAGCATCACCTCGACTCACTTCGCCCACTCAAGTCATGGCCACCGGAAACCTGTGCACCGTGGAGAAGCGCGGCCGCGTCCACCTCATCACCCTCACCGGCGCCGGAGAGCACCGCCTCAACCCGGCCCTCCTCTCCGCCATCCGCTCCGCGGTCGCCGCCGTCCGCGCCTCCCCAGGCGCCGGGGCCCTCGTCGTGGCCGCCGAGGGCAAGTTCTTCTGCAACGGCTACGACCTGGCCTGGGCGCGCGCCGGCGCGGCCCCGCCGGACCGCGTCTCCGCCATGCGCTGCGCCCTCCGCGGCCTCGTTGCCGATCTTCTCGCGCTCCCCGTGCccaccgtcgccgccgtcaCCGGCCACGCCGCGGGCGCCGGCTGCGGGCTCGCGCTCGCGCACGACGCCATCGTCATGCGGGCATCCCGCGGGTTCCTCTACATGAGCGAGGTCGACGCCGGCATCAAGATCGTCGACTTCTTCGGCGAGCTGCTCCGGCAGAAGGTCCCCGACGCCGTCGCCAGGAGGGACCTGGTCATGAAGGGGAAGAAGATGACGGCCGCGGAGGCCGTGCAGCGCGGCATCGTGGACGCGGCTGTGGATGGCGGCGTCGACGACGTGGTGGCCGCGGCAGTCGCCGTGGCCGAGGGGCTCGCGGCGAGGGGATGGGACGAGGAGGTCGTGGCCCAGATCCGCAAGTCCACCTGGCCGGCGCTGTGGAGCAAGGTCAAGGACTA includes:
- the LOC133918125 gene encoding enoyl-CoA delta isomerase 2, peroxisomal-like — encoded protein: MATGNLCTVEKRGRVHLITLTGAGEHRLNPALLSAIRSAVAAVRASPGAGALVVAAEGKFFCNGYDLAWARAGAAPPDRVSAMRCALRGLVADLLALPVPTVAAVTGHAAGAGCGLALAHDAIVMRASRGFLYMSEVDAGIKIVDFFGELLRQKVPDAVARRDLVMKGKKMTAAEAVQRGIVDAAVDGGVDDVVAAAVAVAEGLAARGWDEEVVAQIRKSTWPALWSKVKDYGGEAPAPARPRL